A window of Lepidochelys kempii isolate rLepKem1 chromosome 1, rLepKem1.hap2, whole genome shotgun sequence contains these coding sequences:
- the SMIM11 gene encoding small integral membrane protein 11: protein MVEFNWRALENFPLLMYILAAKTLILCLAFAGAKIYQSKKLEQKMKKEHEAKLKKEAEKKED from the exons ATGGTGGAATTTAATTGGCGG GCTTTGGAGAATTTTCCACTGCTGATGTACATTTTGGCAGCTAAAACATTAATTCTTTGCTTGGCATTTGCTGGAGCAAAAATATACCAGAGTAAAAAACttgaacaaaaaatgaaaaaagaacatgAGGCAAAGCTGAAAAAGGAAGCAGAGAAGAAGGAAGATTGA
- the KCNE2 gene encoding potassium voltage-gated channel subfamily E member 2, translating into MVDLRNFTQILEDVFKNTFLNYMNNWRRNMTEEQDALQATVDAENFDYVILYLIVMIGMFSFIIVAILVSTVKSKRREHSNDPYHQYIVDDWGEKYKSQILNQDDLKCTIHENISVREKTTPRLP; encoded by the coding sequence ATGGTGGATTTACGAAACTTCACCCAGATATTGGAAGATGTTTTCAAAAACACATTTCTTAACTACATGAATAACTGGCGCCGGAACATGACAGAGGAACAAGATGCGCTGCAAGCGACAGTTGATGCAGAAAACTTTGATTACGTTATCTTGTACCTCATTGTAATGATTGGAATGTTCTCCTTCATTATTGTGGCTATCCTTGTGAGCACGGTGAAGTCAAAGAGGAGAGAGCACTCTAATGACCCGTATCACCAGTACATTGTTGATGATTGGGGTGAAAAAtataagagccagattctgaatCAAGACGACTTGAAGTGTACAATCCATGAAAACATCAGTGTAAGGGAGAAAACAACCCCTAGATTGCCTTGA